The Thalassophryne amazonica chromosome 18, fThaAma1.1, whole genome shotgun sequence DNA window GACTGCACCTTATTTTAAGACCAACAGAGGAGCAAAAGTGCAGTTCCTCTTTACACAACGTGGACACCGGATGCGATAACTGCGTTGGTTGGAAACTACCAGTGACATGTGTTGCAGTGTGCGCTGCTTTTTGCCAAGTGTAAGATCAAGTCCTTCGTGTTGTAAAATGCATTGATGGTGACATGTAGGGAGCAAAATGAATTCCGTTTTGCTTTTTGTTCTCAATTCTAATGGTCATGTTGTTGTTCACCAGCGAGAGTCTTTGTGCACTGTGCAGTTGGGGTGAGCAGGTCCGCCTCCCTCGTCCTGGCCTACCTGATGATCTACCACCGTTACTCTCTGCTGGATGCCATCTATAAAATCAAAGAGCGCAGGTGGATCTTCCCAAACAGGGGATTCCTGAAACAGCTTAATACACTGGAAATGAAACTTCACCAGATATCATCAACATAAGATCTGAAAATGCAGTGAACTTTGTCTCTTTTTCTCAAAACAAGTGATGATCTCATCACTTCCAACGGTGGCACTAATTATGTGTTGTTTGTTTCAGAATGTGTCAAATGTCATGCCAATGAGTCAAGTGTTATATGTGTGCTATGAgtcattctgtttttttcccacaaaatacTGACTGTTGTGAAAATATTATTTGAAAACAAAATGTTTAATGTACAGCAaaatattaatttacttttcCTGTTATAATAATGAGGGCATTTGAGCTCTCATTAGAGGTTTGAgctctccaactttcctttttcTTACATTTCTATATTGTTCCAAATGTAAGACTGCTTTCTTCTTGAAAATACATCTGAAAAAAAGAGTGTCTTATATTCAGGGTTTAAACTTACATGTAATATATATCTGTCTATCTAACTATCTTATATACTCCATGACACAAAGAGCCAGTGATCATCCTGAAAAGATGCCAGAAGTTGAGTAAGTTAACCAGCAACTGTGAGGGAGTTGTGATGCAACGTGAAGCATATGTTGACAAATGCAGTAGACTCATCAAACAAATCTTAAGCAACCACGAAATGTGGCGTGAGAGTGTAATATGAGAAGAGGATGAGCACAAGAAGACCTTTTTACAAATGCTAACAGTCAGAAAAGCTAACTGTGGTCCTAGAAGAGGGAGTCTGTccattaaatgtgctttataaaattaaacttttttttttcaaggaaaGCATTTTCTTTGGGAAAAAAGTCttcaaaaatgtttttcaaaGAATATATTTTGAAAAGGGTGTTCTTCGTATAATCAGAGTCCTCATATTTGACACAACACAATAATTTAAATGCTTGAATCCTTTGTTGGATCTATTCTCTTATACCACTGACAGTGCACCTTCATGTTCCTGTGGCAATCATCTACACATTATTGCACATTACGAGCTTGTTTTAAAAGATGTGATTTCAGTTTAATGTGttctttgttatgtgtcggacgcagctcggagaaccgaccagcgtttgaaggacccagtatgaaataagcagagcacggtacaaaggctaactgaatttaatacataacagtgataatacaaaaaggtgcggtctggcgtggtgcgctcccagcagcgctaacggtccggagccagaagctgtttcggacccaaggaccccgccgacaccccccaggtggccgcaacaaccgagtctgtgaaagaaggaaccattatgtgagtccacactctacacacagaacacttaaaggtgtacaaacagcaaacacttcctggcttgattgctgatcagcttccaacctgcgggcatggaacatccagttcacaaaactccaccgcagtggaagctgatacatgactaacaaacagctcaatacaataaggtgtgagggacaccacatttactgactgtataactgttagtcacaaatctaacgtacctcaggaagtgtgctgacgagcgtgagacctcaccccctcctctttcacagactgtgcatcaaacctggacattctcagcgtccgctgctgatgagatggttcccaagacgacgatctcacccgtctggtcacaaggtcgagtctctggcaaatacacactgtgcactccagtcttaaatgccaacatgctccaatccatccagatgcacctcagctgtgagtcctgacgagtcgcaggtgatcagggtgaggtcctgacagcctcagcaacacagccactcagtcccaaatgcacgccacctgggaggaaaacaaacagacaaacaaaccggcagccaggccccccccagccatataacagtaccccaccctcacgggaagcctcccggcgaccacacacacccggcccaggagaaacacccccctccagggaccatggctggaaaccgcgtctgcgcccgtcctccaacagactggttgaactgactgcatctttgcccttgtttgacagtctcagcacaggtgtggccaggagttcctacacctgtgcggtcagcctttaaccaaacatgtgtgattagtcataacacaaaacaaccaaaacacccccccccgccccaggggaccgtcccatcaaaccccagggaaggggagaaaagaaaaacaacccacatgtaaactcacaaacaaaaatgccaaaataccccccctcctcccccccaaacgacacgcagggaccaacaccccccagagggccacccgccagctccaggagtaataaccacggctgaggtccctctgggatccaccgtcacccacggggactaccagcgccccccagaggaccactcgtcaaccccaggagacgcctcccctcacgaccaatggacccagccccggccgtccacggctagatggacccaacgccttttcccccccagaggacaccacagtcaaccctgagggcggaaactgggggagggaaaacaaaaaaaaaacccaaacccccccccccctcccctcccgggtgcagaggccacctgggaaacgcccagcacaacctaactgcacccctccagcaatgccgacactacggcacacccggctggagtcagaggagaagagagggcacaacaaaaaacaaagagaaaaaaacaacccaaataccaccccatcaccccccaggggaccgctccatctaaccctggggatgtgaaacaaaaagaaacaaaagaaaaaaaaaaaacagaccaacacacagttgtttgggtccccgttttcttttttttttttttttttttttgttcttggttagcaaaggctacagggtcacacccccagacaaatagtggacaacaaaaaagaaaagcccacacaaaaaccaactcaaaaaacacccacacaaaatgaactaacacaaaacaaatcagtgagttataccgtcaagctcaaccaaatggaacacacctgttcctactccagagcttgacggtaccgtgattcagtcaccacaagggggaaccagagtgctaaaaatgaaaaaaccccttgggcgacagaaaaaaacaaacgagctgcttttatgtgcgcagctgagtgcaacacacaaccaaaatgtgctcaactaaataacgccggagctgatacaacagacgcagtagttacctttgtccggggaaacggggctacgactgtaacacaggaagcccagcgacccgtgctaacagagctccgccgtgcgcgtgaacccattacaaacgcactcttgcagctcccgtttacacctcccatccggtcggagtgtgacgcgaagccgtcgccagtcacactccaccacgatccacggatgaggcacaacacaggaacacagctgcaagagagcacaaattagtatccagtaatgggtctcaaacacgcaccttccgggcggagagccccgcaactgatccggataaccactgaacgtctgctgccgccttcccggcgcgttaccgtctctgctaacgctgggtccgtgatgtttggccagagactactgttatgagtcggacgcagctcggagaaccgaccagcgtttgaaggacccagtatgaaataagcagagcacggtacaaaggctaactgaatttaatacataacagtgataatacaaaaaggtgcggtctggcgtggtgcgctcccagcagcgctaacggtccggagccagaagctgtttcggacccaaggaccccgccgacaccccccaggtggccgcaacaaccgagtctgtgaaagaaggaaccattatgtgagtccacactctacacacagaacacttaaaggtgtacaaacagcaaacacttcctggcttgattgctgatcagcttccaacctgcgggcatggaacatccagttcacaaaactccaccgcagtggaagctgatacatgactaacaaacagctcaatacaataaggtgtgagggacaccacatttactgactgtataactgttagtcacaaaatctaacgtacctcaggaagtgtgctgacgagcgtgagacctcaccccctcctctttcacagactgtgcatcaaacctggacattctcagcgtccgctgctgatgagatggctcccaagacgacgatctcacccgtctggtcacaaggtcgagtctctggcaaatacacactgtgcactccagtcttaaatgccaacatgctccaatccatccagatgcacctcagctgtgagtcctgacgagtcgcaggtgatcagggtgaggtcctgacagcctcagcaacacagccactcagtcccaaatgcacgccacctgggaggaaaacaaacagacaaacaaaccggcagccaggccccccccagccatataacattctTAATATGTTTATATTAACACTGAGGATGTAACAGTTTGTAATACTAATGATTTTGAAGTTGCAATTGCTTAATTTTTCTTGTTGGACTTGGCAACAGGGTTTTGAAGAACAATGTTGTGAATATTATCCAAATAGGCAGCCTAGTCTACAGGGTAGTAGGTACCTGACGTGGACTCCCTGGTAGAATGGGAGGGGgattattttgatcagtgctgCTCCTCATTCTGTCTATCTAACGTTAATATCGTGACAGGTTTGATGACACTTCCTGAAGGTGTCATCCAGACTGTGGAACATGGTGTCACGTCAGTCTCGGTCTCAGTATTGACGGGGCTCTGGGGCTCTTGAGTGGCAACACTGTGGTCAGCCGGTGTGGAGGTTGTCCGTGATGAAGGATTTTGATATTCCTTGTTGATTATCTGCAAGTGCCTGCAGTTTTGTCTTAAACACAAATGACCATGGCATGGAACTTGTGGCTTGTACGACTCCAGTTTCACTCCATTTCTTTTCAGAATCTGTTTTGAGTCGTACTCTGTCTCCTACACTTAAGGCAGGGAGCAGCTTTGCAGAGCATCTTCTAtcgtatgttgtgtgggccgctgaagaggaggtactgctggcccaccaccactagagggcgccctgcctggagtgcgggctccaggcaccggagggcgctgccgccttacaggagcagccaggatgacagctgtcacccatcaccggagacagctgatcccaatcactacggaggtatatcagcaggacggcatctccacctcattgccgagatatcgtttctaccagagaggtaacgtatcaaagcaaatagagtgcatcttttggattgagctagctttttggattactgttccaaggagaggtggaggtacctttcctgctgttcggagtcctgggtgcatacgcgcccccatctaactgttctttgctcctcgccagcagtaccaggtccgacacgcggaggcagtggccacctggaagttcgggacttggcggctccagtattcccggggtcctgtggcggaggaagccgtgtggttccggtcttaccttggagaggcgtctcctatcttcgagcctgcccacacaacacttttgtgaattgactgttgtccattgctgtgattggttgtattcgttgtgcacattcacaacagtaaagcgttgttattttgacttactccattgtccgttcatttgcgccccctgttgtgggtccgtgttcctacactttcccaacaggatatctcggccagcgtcatggatcccgaggggcgtcaaccggctgttgaacggccaatggaagaacaggacgcgcaggcgtccgcgggaggggtaatcggtgagttgcagcagatcctcaccgctttcacgactcggttggatttcatgaccgagcagaacgtcctcctgaaccgcagggtggaggctctcgccgcgcaggtggaagcgcgccccccgggcgccgctgcggctctccctcccgtagatcctgtgcgtaacgttgacgttccactggttgttcaacgacctctccctccttccccggaagcatacataagccctccagagccgtacggaggctgtgtggagacgtgcgcggattttctgatgcagtgttcgctcgtcttcgcacagcgtcccgttatgtacgcgaccgatgctagtaaagtagcttatgtcataaacctgcttcgcagtgaggcacgcgcttgggctatagcgctctgggagcagaattcacggctccttctgacatacgatgggtttgtgagggggctcagaaccgtgttcgatcaccctaatagaggagaaaccgcttcaaccgtgctactgtcaatgagacaggggcgccggagcgcagctgtttatgcagtcgacttccgcatcgcggctgcgagatccggctggaataacgctgccctccgcgccgcctttgtaaacggactgtctttggttctcaaggagcacctggtggctaaggacgaaccgcgggatttagacgggcttatcgatcttgtcatacggttaaacaaccggttagaagaacgtcggcgggaacgagacgaagggcgtggccgggcacgcgccgtccctctcccttccggttccgaccgcgctccgccttccccacgctccacggcccctgcgctccgtggggccacagctccccctactgacgaagctatggacacgagtagggcaacatttagggcaccagctgcacagaggagacgggcccatggagcttgttttgtttgtggtgcactagagcaccatgtgagagactgccccgaacggttacaacaccaacgcccgcccctagagactgggctaggggtgggccgagacattcacgtgggacacacccacattgctacacgactcccagtcacgatcctgtatgaggatttaaccctgaaggccccagcactggtggacacgggctctgaggggaatctgttggactgcagatgggccagggagatagggctccctctggtggcgcttacctcgcctgtgcaggttcgagcactagatggctccctgcttcctccgatcacacataagacaccacctgtaacgctggtggtgtcaggaaaccaccgggaggtgatcgagttttttgtgactcaggccacttcccgtgtggttttaggctttccctggatgttgaagcacaatccccggattgattggccgtccggggtagtggttcagtggagcgagacctgccatcgggtgtgtctaggttcctcggttcctcccggctcccaagctaaggaggaggtcagagtcccgcccaatctggggacggtgccggtggagtaccacgaccttgtcgacgtgttcagcaaggatctggcgctcacactcccccccccaccgtccgtacgattgtgccatcgatttggttccaggcagtgggttcccgtccagtagactgtacaacctctcacggcctgagcgcgaatcaatggagacctacatccgggactcgttagctgccgggttgatccgaaattccacctccccgatgggcgcaggtttctttttcgtgggtaaaaaagatggcggacttcgtccatgcatcgattatagggggctgaacgaaatcacggttcgcaaccgatacccgttacccctgttggattcggtgttcacgcccctgcatggagccaagatttttaccaagcttgatcttagaaacgcgtatcatctggttcggatccggaagggagacgagtggaagacggcattcagcacccccttaggtcactttgagtacctggtcatgccgttcggcctcacaaacgcccccgcgacgttccaagccttggttaacgacgtattgcgggacttcctgcaccggtttgtcttcgtatatctagacgatatactcatcttttctccggatcctgagactcatgtccggcatgtacgtcaggtcctgcagcggttgttagagaaccggctgtttgtgaagggcgagaagtgtgagttccaccgcacttctttgtccttcctggggttcatcatctcctccaactccgtcgctcctgatccagccaaggttgcggcggtgagagactggccccaaccaacaagccgtaggaagttgcaacagttcctaggctttgctaatttctacaggaggttcattaagggctacagtcaggtagttagccacctgacagccctgacctcaccaaaagttcccttcacctggtcggatcggtgcgatgccgcatttaaggagttgaaacggcgcttctcgtctgcacccgttctggtgcagcccgatcctagtcgccagttagtggttgaagtggacgcctcggactcagggataggagccgtgctgtcccagagcgggaagacc harbors:
- the LOC117531111 gene encoding dual specificity protein phosphatase 13-like, translated to MHCSGSHDFYGSTVDYFGVPADDSPSFDLSRYFFPSAEYIQKALDTAGARVFVHCAVGVSRSASLVLAYLMIYHRYSLLDAIYKIKERRWIFPNRGFLKQLNTLEMKLHQISST